The Vitis vinifera cultivar Pinot Noir 40024 chromosome 7, ASM3070453v1 genomic interval CAGtgactttaaactcatttaaatctatgaattttttattgtaatcagattgttttttagtttaaaattatttttaaaaattattaatttaagataattaattttatttgaattaaagtTTATTGgcataattaaaaaattgaggaTGGCTTTTGATATTAATtggattgatttttaaattttaaattatttttaaaagttatcatttgatttaaaatttatttatctaatgaaaaagaaaaattaaagaaaattagaaaaaaaaaagtttgtaatTCATAATATGtcatatttgaatatatttaggATCGGTTGAtggagagaaaatgaaagaaaaatgagatcgtattatacttaatttttttattttatggtattctaaattattatttttattttcatatattttcctttggttttaaaaagaggtaaaaataacttattcTATCTATTTCATGGATGGATTgtcttgtattttttattttttttatctttttgcatTGAAAACACATAGGAATATGTAGCCGCAAATATGGACTGGCTGTCATGATGTCATCACTGATCTCATCAGTCATATCTGACCAATTCCACTGGCCTTTTGCGCCATGGTGAAAGATGACTGTGAAGCGCGTGGATGAAAGCCAACCGACAAAACTTACTCTTCAATTCTATGAATTTTTTACATCCCATTTGGATATCGCCAGAAAGAGGGTTTGGACCGTCTGGAATTATTTATTAGGATAATGCCTCCAAATCGTTAATTGATTTGAAGGGGAAAGTTTCAAATAAACAGGAGATTCCCAATTCCATAGCATTAATTCTTCTTCACTCATGGCTGCTGCTCTGAGTTTGAGTTTGAAGCTTGTATGTTTCCATGCATTCACAATTTCTCTCCTTGCCTCCAATCATTTGGGACAGTCTGCAGACACATATATAGTTCACATGGACTCTTCAGCCATGCCCAAACCCTTTTCCGGCCACCATGGCTGGTATTCCTCCATGCTTTCTTCCGTATCAGATGCTTCTACACCCACCGGCGCCGCCGTCACCCCGTCCACTACTGCCAAGCTTATCTATACTTACAGTAATTCCATAAATGGCTTCAGTGCAAGTCTCACTCTTTCTGAGCTTGAGGCTCTCAAAAAGTCCCCCGGCTACCTCTCTTCTACTCCAGATCAGTTTGTCCAACCTCACACTACCCGCAGTCACGAGTTCCTTGGCCTAAGGCGAGGTTCCGGAGCATGGACTGCCTCGAATTACGGGAATGGCGTCATAATTGGCCTGGTTGACTCCGGAATTTGGCCTGAAAGTGCTAGCTTTAAGGACGAGGGTATGGGAAAACCTCCCCCTAGGTGGAAAGGTGCATGTGTGGCGGACGCCAACTTTACTTCTTCCATGTGCAACAACAAAATCATTGGAGCTCGGTATTACAATCGAGGTTTTCTAGCTAAATATCCAGACGAAACCATTTCGATGAACTCTTCTCGAGATTCAGAAGGACATGGAACCCACACTTCATCGACGGCTGCAGGCGCCTTTGTGGAGGGTGTATCCTATTTTGGGTATGCCAATGGTACTGCTGCAGGCATGGCACCACGGGCCTGGATAGCCGTGTATAAAGCGATCTGGAGTGGAAGAATTGCGCAATCGGATGCTCTAGCCGCAATTGATCAGGCAATTGAGGACGGTGTCGATATACTGTCCTTGTCCTTCTCCTTTGGAAACAACAGCTTGAACCTGAACCCCATTTCAATAGCTTGTTTCACAGCTATGGAGAAGGGCATATTCGTGGCTGCGTCGGCAGGAAACGACGGGAACGCCTTCGGAACCTTAAGCAATGGAGAACCATGGGTGACAACAGTTGGTGCTGGTACCATGGACAGAGATTTGTATGGCATCTTAACTTTGGGAAATGGAGTTCAAATCCCCTTTCCTTCGTGGTATCCTGGGAATCCTTCTCCACAGAACACGCCATTGGCTCTCAGTGAATGTCATAGCAGCGAAGAATACCTAAAAATTCGAGGCTACATTGTTGTATGCATAGCTTCTGAATTCGTCATGGAAACCCAAGCATACTATGCCAGGCAAGCAAACGCAACAGCTGCTGTCTTCATTTCTGAGAAAGCTCTGTTTCTGGATGACACCCGAACTGAATACCCATCTGCGTTCCTCCTTATCAAGGACGGCCAAACTGTCATAGACTACATAAACAAGAGCAGTGATCCAAGAGCGAGTATGGCATTTCAGAAGACAGAAATGGGTACCAAGCCCGCTCCAATGGTGGATATATATAGCTCAAGAGGGCCATTTATACAATGCCCCAATGTCTTAAAGCCTGATATTCTAGCTCCTGGCACATCAGTTCTGGCAGCATGGCCTTCAAATACTCCAGTTTCTGATAATTTTTATCACCAATGGTATTCTGACTTCAATGTCTTGTCTGGGACATCCATGGCCACTGCTCACGTTGCGGGCGTGGCTGCTCTAGTAAAGGCAGTGCACCCAAATTGGAGCCCGGCTGCCATTCGATCTGCACTGATGACCACAGCTAATACATTGGACAATACTCAAAACCCCGTCAAAGAGGTTTCTAATGATACAGTCACCGCACTAGATATGGGAGCCGGCCAGGTGAACCCCAATAAGGCACTTGATCCAGGGCTCATCTACAATGCAACTGCAGAAGATTATGTGCAGCTTCTTTGTGCCATGGGCTTCACAGCAAAGGAGATTCAAAAGATTACAAGATCCTCCTATGAATGTTTGAACCCGTCTTTGGATCTTAATTACCCATCTTTCATTGCTTACTTCAATGATGAGAGTTCAGCCCCAGATGAACTTGTACAAGTATTTCACAGGACTGTTACTAATGTTGGGGAAGGGCAGTCCAATTATACTGCAGAACTCACACCCCTGAAAGGATTAAAGGTGAAGGTCGACCCAGAGAAATTGGTATTCAATTGCAAGCATGAGACGCTGAGCTACAATCTTACTTTAGAGGGCCCAAAATCCATGACAGAGTATCTGGTATATGGCCATCTCAGTTGGGTCTCGGATGGTGGGAAATATGTTGTGAGAAGTCCAATTGTGGCAACAAGGATGGACCCCGGAATGGCTCCTGACTTCTTCGGTGGTTTCTGAAGCTACCATTACTATTTTGAAGTATCCTTTCCGCCTATGGCATGGATATGTGTCATGCGTGCTCTGTGGTTTTGCATCACAATGTTGAAGTAAATAAATGTGGCTTCGCATCTGTGGTCTACCATCACTGTATGCGcgtaaataaaagtaaagatcATTTACTTCATTTGTCCTGTTTTCTAGCTCTTCTGCCCAAAAAGCGAAGCTCTGCATACAGCCATTATGCCTAAAGTTTTCCCAGACCATCACATCTTGTACTCTGCCATCTTTGCTTCCATATAATATGCCACCAAACCAGGGATTTCCAACTTTGTCTACATTCACAGCAATGAGGTCCATGGTTTTTGTGCAAGTCTCACTACCTCTGAGCTCCATACCCTCAAAAATTACCATGGCTAGTCTGAATTTGACCTCGGTGCAAGGCCAGCAACAACCCTTGGAGAAGACGTCACAATTGGGTTGGTGGACACCGAAATAGTGGAGAGTGCAAGCTTTAATGACGCTGgaatatttgaaattccaaCCAAATGGAAAGGAGAATGTGTGAAGGGATTGGGGTTTAGTTCTTCCATGTGTAACAAGAAGCTGATTGGAGCTCGGTTTTAGAATGAGTGTTTGCTTGATGTCGTGATACTGAAGGGCATTGAACTCATACTTTATCAACTGCAGCTGGAAATTATGTTGAGGGAGCATCTTTCTTTAACTATTATGCCCAGGGGACTGGGAGAAGAATGACCCCAAGAGCTCATGTAGCACTGTATAAGGTGCTATGGTATGCTGGGGGCTATGCATCAGATGTTCTTGCTACCATATCGTTGTCTTTGGGCATAGGTGGACTTCCATTATATAAGGAACCTGTCCCTATGGCAACATTTGCAGGTATGGAGAAGGGTGGTATTTTTGTTGCATCATCAGCTGGAAATCAAGGTCCATGGCCTGGGACTCTGCACGATGGAGTACCATGGCTATTAGATGTAGCTCTTGGAAATGGAGTTTCAATCATTGGGGCATCACTCTACCATGGAAACTGATCTATTGCCGAAGCCTGACCGTATGGCTCAAACCAGTCCGGTTTCAGAGTACGGTTAAAAGCACCTGTTTAGTAAATTCAACATCATTTCCAGAACATCCATGGCATGTCCTCATGCGGCTGGACTCAAGGCCCTTTTGATGGTGGCACACCCCAGATGGAGCCCTGCTGTTGTTTAATCCGCCCTGATGACCACAGCCGACACGAGTGACAGTACACTAAACTACATCAAGTATATTGGAGATCAGAGTAAGTATGCGCTAGTCCTCTAGCCATGGGATCCGGCTGGCAATGGACCCTTGGACTCATATATGACATAACTTCAGACGACTATGTGAGGCTCCTCTGTggtttaacttttaagttattCCATCAAGCAAATTCAGATCATTACATGCATCTTCAGACacaaaaattgtgaaaatttttcatagaaAGGTGGCTAACAAGGGAGATGGAAGGTCACCTAATAGTGCAATTGGCTCCATTGACTGGTTTTCAGGCGCTTCCAAGCACTTCAGTTTTCAGTCACAAGTATGAGCAGAAAGGTGCAAACTAAGTATAGAGGGACCAAGACTCAAAGACAGAAGTGCCGGTTCATGGTTCGCTTAGTTGTGTGGAAACTGAAGGCACACATGCGGTCATCGGAAGTCCTATAGTGGCTAGCAGCCTCAGTTCACAACCTTATTAATCCTCAACAAAGCAACCCACACTTAAGCTGATTTAatgcatattttttatatgagcATGATTTAATTATCATAAAGTAAGGTATTGATGTCATAGGAATGAGGACCAAACAAGTTTTGAAGTCATTGTGTAATGTTGTGGGGTCGAAGTAAATATGATGAGCAATGCCCAATTTTAGAGTAACTCCcccataaaggaaaagaaaatttacacAGATTGCATGTGACTTTCTGTGCAGTTTCATATTGAAATTGTGATTGAAGAATTTGGACTCTAGCCCCATCACACTCTATTAAAATCATGGAGAGGATGGTCTTCCATGTTGTAGCCCTTGGATAAATAAACCATTATTCAAACTCAATTTATCCTTTTGAGTATGAAAGTGGTTGTTAAAAgtgaatatattatttttaaaaagcttcttttttttaatatatatatatatatatatatatatatatatatatatatattcttacaaAACTTTACTattcaactatttttttcaCCTAATTATTACTAAAAATTTGACgaataaaagaatattaatgaaaaaaaataaaaaagtcacACCCAAAGTAGAATTGGAGTATAGGACAAGAATCTCATACCCATACCCATGTCATGTTGTGTCAACATAAATGTATTTGGCACAATTGAAGGATCCAGTATTATAAATTAATGTCTAATCAGCCTCAAATATGTGGTTTTGCAAACTCTATTCTGGTGTCATGAACATGAGAGTATGCTGCTGTGGTCGTGCCAACACAATCTTGGCGTTATGCATGTGAGAAGTTTGTCTTCACCATGTTTCACAGGCTTAATGCCAGCATACTTCATACCATCGTCCTGCTTTATACGTAATAAAGCTAACAGATGGGACCAAAGAAGGAAACGCTACCACAATTTATAGCTGGGCCCAAGGTTAGATCTCagcatgaaagaaataaaatgtgcCTTATAGTGATGTATTGCCAATTGATACTTCTTTTATAAGAGTCATAAGACAACCTCGCTCTAGCCATTCGTAATTTATAAGAGTCGAAACTGTTTGGTTGGCACCGACAAATATGGCACTGAACTTAGCGGGATCCAGCAAATTTTGGGACCTCATGGTCTCATCCTTACAATTGTTTGTACTTTCAAGGCCACATTGAGGTGAAATTTATAAGTAGATCGTTCATTAGATTCCAGTGAATCCTTGAAATTAAGTTGATcaagaaataagaaaatgtTCGATTTGGTAAATATTTGGAGAATATAAAATTCTTAATCTAAAACAACTCTCAAacaaaaagtactatttttgAATCATACAATTTCTCAAGTTATAATCAGCTTATTGGGTAAGACAGAGAGATTGATTAGACTGAAGTTTCCTCGCAGCCCACATAAgagttaaaaataatgataaaaggaaaaggaagcttAACCTCCTTCAATATTTTGAAGTGGGGGAAATCTAGTATTGATTTTCATAGATTGTTGCTGCTGCTCTTAATCTGAGTGAGACCTGTAAGAGATCACAACAATGTCAACGCAGGGAAAGACGGATTCCGACGACACGAGCTTTGCTGCGTCGTCACCTCGCCGGCCGCTGTACTTCGTTCAAAGCCCATCAGGAGACTCCCACGATGGCGAAAAAACTAGCATGTCGCTCCACTCCACTCCGGCGCTCAGCCCCATGGGCTCGCCACCTCACTCCAACTCCTCCCTCGGCCGCCACTCCTCCTCCACCCGCTTCTCCGGCTCCGGTAAGACGTCCACCAACGGCGGCCACCACCGGAAGGGTGAGAAGCCATGGAAGGAGTTTGACAAGATTGAAGAGGAGGGCCTTCTGGAATTTGATGGAGCACGACGCCGTCCCTCTCCTCGCTGCTATATCATCGCTTTTGTCGTCGGTTTCTtcctccttttctctcttttctcatTGATTCTATTGTGTGTGAGTAAATCCCACAAACCCACCATCACTATGCAGGTGAAGTACTCTATTCTCAGAAAACCCATCTCCGGATTCATTTTTGTTCATCACCTTTCCTCACATTTAGGTTTTCCTTTTCCCTGATCATGAAAACAGAGCATTAGGTTTCAGCAATTCTCCATTCAAGCTGGTGTAGATTCCTCAGGTGTACCCACAGATATGGTCTCGGTGAACACCATTGTGAAGTTCAAGTTCCGCAACACCGCCACATTCTTCGGACTCCACGTCACATCGACACCTCTACACCTCTCCTTCTCCCAACTCAATGTCGCCACCGGAATGGTAAGGCACCCCACCCCCACATCCCATGacctaaaaggaaaaaaattcaaatcccaTTTCCATTTTCATCTGATCATTTTCTACACGTTGATATCTGTGCAGATGCAGAAGTTTTATCAACCAAGAAACAGCCATAAAACGATCAAAGTGATAGTGAGGGGAAGCAACATTCCTCTGTACGGCGGAGGGGCCAGCCTGAACATTTCAAATGGCACAGTGAGTGGAGCAGTGCCATTGACACTGAGCTTCACGGTTCGGTCGAGAGGATACGTGCTGGGGAGACTGGTGAGACCCAAGTTCTACCTGAGGATGAAGTGCCCAGTGGCCATGGACTTCGGTAACCCCAAAAAGAAGGTTTCCATTCCACTAAAGGATTCCTGTACATACCGCCGTTGAAATGAGAGAGCGTGAGCGAGTGACATGCAGCCTGCTATTACTTCTGAATCTCAAATGACTggtgtttttagttttatttttattttaacttttat includes:
- the LOC100266245 gene encoding subtilisin-like protease SBT1.9; translated protein: MAAALSLSLKLVCFHAFTISLLASNHLGQSADTYIVHMDSSAMPKPFSGHHGWYSSMLSSVSDASTPTGAAVTPSTTAKLIYTYSNSINGFSASLTLSELEALKKSPGYLSSTPDQFVQPHTTRSHEFLGLRRGSGAWTASNYGNGVIIGLVDSGIWPESASFKDEGMGKPPPRWKGACVADANFTSSMCNNKIIGARYYNRGFLAKYPDETISMNSSRDSEGHGTHTSSTAAGAFVEGVSYFGYANGTAAGMAPRAWIAVYKAIWSGRIAQSDALAAIDQAIEDGVDILSLSFSFGNNSLNLNPISIACFTAMEKGIFVAASAGNDGNAFGTLSNGEPWVTTVGAGTMDRDLYGILTLGNGVQIPFPSWYPGNPSPQNTPLALSECHSSEEYLKIRGYIVVCIASEFVMETQAYYARQANATAAVFISEKALFLDDTRTEYPSAFLLIKDGQTVIDYINKSSDPRASMAFQKTEMGTKPAPMVDIYSSRGPFIQCPNVLKPDILAPGTSVLAAWPSNTPVSDNFYHQWYSDFNVLSGTSMATAHVAGVAALVKAVHPNWSPAAIRSALMTTANTLDNTQNPVKEVSNDTVTALDMGAGQVNPNKALDPGLIYNATAEDYVQLLCAMGFTAKEIQKITRSSYECLNPSLDLNYPSFIAYFNDESSAPDELVQVFHRTVTNVGEGQSNYTAELTPLKGLKVKVDPEKLVFNCKHETLSYNLTLEGPKSMTEYLVYGHLSWVSDGGKYVVRSPIVATRMDPGMAPDFFGGF
- the LOC100249074 gene encoding uncharacterized protein LOC100249074; protein product: MSTQGKTDSDDTSFAASSPRRPLYFVQSPSGDSHDGEKTSMSLHSTPALSPMGSPPHSNSSLGRHSSSTRFSGSGKTSTNGGHHRKGEKPWKEFDKIEEEGLLEFDGARRRPSPRCYIIAFVVGFFLLFSLFSLILLCVSKSHKPTITMQSIRFQQFSIQAGVDSSGVPTDMVSVNTIVKFKFRNTATFFGLHVTSTPLHLSFSQLNVATGMMQKFYQPRNSHKTIKVIVRGSNIPLYGGGASLNISNGTVSGAVPLTLSFTVRSRGYVLGRLVRPKFYLRMKCPVAMDFGNPKKKVSIPLKDSCTYRR